The DNA sequence ACGGTTAGAGGCGTTGTTGGAGAGCGAAGGGATTGACCATGACCTGCGCGGCGCTGTGCTGGCGGCTGGCATAGACATGGTGCCTGCTGTTTTTGCGCGCGCCGACACCTTGCAAAAGCTACGACGGGCTCGCCCACACGACTTCCGCACCACTGTAGACACTTTCACCCGCGTGACCAACATCCTCATGCAAGCGCGGCAGCGCGGTGAAAGTCTGGACGATACCGTGCAGCCGGCGCTTTTCCAGACAGAAGCGGAAAGCGCTTTATATCGCGCCGTTGAGCAAGTGTTCCCTATAGTCACCGAACGCGCTTCAGCCGGCGATTTCGCCGGCGTCTTTAGTGCATTGGCAGAATTGGCGCCGACCATCAACCGCTTTTTTGACGAGGTGCTGGTCATGCACGAGCAGCCGTCAATCCGCCGCAACCGGCTGGCGCTGTTGCATCGGGTGGAACAATTGCTTTTGCATTTAGCCGATTTTCGGTTGGTGCGACAATGAGAACGCCGGCTAATGCCGACTGCCTAAATACTTCAGCGCCATGTCCAGCCGTCCGCTCGCCTCTAAAGTGTTTTCAACGGTGTAGGTGTAAAGCACTTTAGCGGCGACATTGCGGAAGGGAGGTGTAACGGCGCTGGGCGCACCGCTGAACGGTGTCCCATATGGTGGTGGGCTTGGTGCACCTGGCATGGGGCTTTCCGCGCCCGGTGCGCTTTCCATCCCTACCCCCGGCATGCCTCTGAACATCGGCGGTTGACCCAGCGCGCCTGGCATAGGTGCCATGCCTGGTCCGAACGCCCCCGGCATGGGGCTGGCTGGTTGCCCGTAGGGCGTTCCCGTCATCGATGCGCTGGGCTGTTGGGTCTGTTGAAGCAGCGGGAGCACGGAAAGATAGTCAGTCGTAAAAGTCACTTTGACTTCCACCTTGGCGTAGACGACCCGACCGTTTTGGAGGTCAAACAACAAGGTGCGGGTGCCTTCCCCGATGCCGGTCAGTTTGCGCGCGGTTGGCATTTGGCCCGTCGTGCCGCCAAAAGGCATCGGACCTGTCGGTACACCCGCCATGGGTGGTGTGCCGCCCCTAAACGGGGCACCTATCATGGGGGCACCCATCGGCGTCATCCCTTCGCCCATGCCCATCCCAGCCGCCTGCTGCGTTCCGGCGATGTCCAATTCCGCAGCGATTTTGAAGCGGCTAACGATGCGGGCACAAAGGACATCTCGCCACATTTCAAATCCGTCCAAACGATGAACGGCGGGCACCTGAATCACGGGTGCGTCGGCGAGAAAGGCATCAGCATTGCGCTCTACCGTGCCGGTAGCGCCCACCGCAGCGCCAGGTAGGTTGGGGACGCCCAGGGGTCCTGGCATGCCCATCGGACTACTCGGTCGCCCCATCGGCGCTCCCATGCCGGGCGCGATCGGTCCGTAAGGTGCGGAGCCGCTGGGGGCACCGTAAGGAAATGGGGCGCCGAAAGGACCGACCGCTTCCTCACCGCCGAACCCCCCCGCCCCCATCGGGGCACCGACAAGGGTCAGGTTTTCCAAGTTGCGAGGCAGCACCATGCGCCCTTGCCATACTTCGCCGATCCTGAGCGGGCGCGCCGGGGTTGACAGGTCAATGCTGGCTGTTATGAACCGAACGACGCTGGGCAACTCTTGTCCAGTCACCACTTCGCCGTTGGGCAAAAGCGTCAGAAAGCCGAGGCGCTGGCTTTCAATCGGTTGGAGGCGGAGCCGTGTGGGGTTGGTCGCGCTTGCCATTGGCATGCCGGTCATCGGCGCACCCATCGGAGCCGGCACACCCCCTGCCCAAGGCGCTCCCATCATCGGTCCGCCCATCGGCGCCCCGCTCATGGGTGCCATCGCTTCGCCGCCCATCATGCCCATTCCCACCCCGGCAGGGGCGATAGGCGCTTCGCGCTCCAGCGTTCCTTCCTCTACAGAGCGGACCAAGCGTAACAAGCGGTCAACGGTGATGTCGCGGACCGTTTGCAACCACCGAAAAGTTAACTTGCTGCTCAGATGGGGCACTTTACGCCGAATGGCTTTCGTCGGCACTTCCACCTTTGTTTCCGAAACGCCGCGAAAGGAGTAACTAAAGATTTCGCCGGTGCGCCCCTGAAAAGTCAACTGGGTTTCACCCTGCGCCAGTCCGGCGCCCGTCAAATCCACCTGAAACTGCACTTGGGCTTCGCCTTCCACGCGATGGCTTTTATCTACGCCGACAACCCGCAAAGTGTGGGAACCGGTCAACGCATCGCGTTCTGCGAGGTCAAGGGTCATCTCAAAAGGTGCGGAAACGGCTGCCACAAATTTGCCGTCCAACCATACCATCACATATCCGTCGTCAGTCGGTTTCTGGACACGCACGGTGAGGCGGCGCGACCGAACGGTTTCGCCGTCGCGGGGAGAAACGATGACAACTTGAGCCGTCCCGACACTTGCGACGAGCCCGGTCAGAACAATCGCCAGCGCGCAACCTGCCCAACGCATCCGCCAGCACCTCCTTGCGGTTGCCAGTCGCTATTGTAGCACGCCTATACTCCGTCACGGCAACGCAAGGTGCGTTATCCTGAAGGAGCGGGGGTGACGAACTCTGATGACGGAAGCACCGCTCTGGGCATGGTTTGCGTTTTTAGCGGTGGTCGCTGTCATGCTGATGGTGGACTTAGGCGTGTTCCACCGCCACGCCCACACCGTTTCGCTTCGTGAAGCCGCTATTTGGAGCGTTGTTTGGATCGTGATGGCGTTGCTGTTTAACTTGGTCGTGCTGTTTTGGATGGGCAAGCGCGAGGCGCTGGAGTTTCTGACGGGCTACCTCGTGGAAAAGGCGCTGTCGGCGGACAACATCTTCGTCTTCGCTGTGTTGTTCAACTACTTTGCCGTTCCGCCTGCGTATCGGCACCGCGTGCTGTTTTGGGGCGTTTTGGGCGCCATCGTGATGCGGTTCATTTTCATCTTAGCAGGCGCAGCGCTGCTCAAAAAGTTCCATTGGGTCGTGTATGTGTTCGGTGCCATCGTCGTTCTATCTGGTATCAAATTGCTACGCCGTAAGGACGATCATGTTGACCCAGAGAAAAACCCAGTCATTCAATTGGCGCGGCGGTTCCTCCCCCTAACGCAAGGCTATGTCGGGCAGCATTTTATCGTCCGAGAAGATGGGCACTGGCGGTTCACCCCTTTGGCGTTGGTTTTACTGGCGGTGGAGACGACGGATGTCGTGTTCGCCGTTGACTCGGTGCCCGCCATCTTTGCCATCACCCGCGATCCCTTCATCGTGTTCACTTCCAACATCTGCGCCATCTTGGGGCTGCGGGCACTCTACTTTCTGCTGGAGGGCGTCATGCAACTGTTTCGCTACCTTGATGAGGGGTTGGCGATCATCCTCATTTTCATCGGCATCAAGATGCTGCTCAGCGAAGTTTATCCCATCCCCGTCGCCGTTTCGCTGGGAGTCGTGCTGGCGGTGCTGACGATCACGATCCTCCTATCGCTGGTGGCGGAGCGGCGGGAACGCGCGATGGCGATGCGGTCCGCTGAACCGCACGACGGAGGCGAACTGTGAAGGGCGCTCACCACACAGCCTCAAACAGCAGCGCTCCACCCAACACGGCGGCGCCAGCGTAAGCGCACAGAAACTGGAGCGGTTCGCGGGGATCAGGCGCAGCGCCAAACGCTGCAGCGGTCGCTTGCAGCGCCGCAGCCAACGCAGGGAAGAACACGGGAAACGCTGCCACGCCTAACAACGCCCCCCGACTCTGGGCTTTCGCCAAGATGGCACCCAGCAATGTGCCCAGCGCCGCCATTGCCACCGAGGCGGCGATCACTGCGATCGCCAACGCGCTGGGGACAGTCAAAGGCAACTCCATTACGACCGCGAACAACGGGACGGTGACGAGGCTGACTGCGGTCAACAACGCGAAGTTGAACAAGCACTTACCCGCAAACACCGCAATAGGGTCGGCGTTCAACCGCAGCACATCCGCAGTGTGAGCATCTTCCTCTTTGGTGAAGGCGCGTCCCAAAGCGATGACAGCGGCAAAAAACAATACGACCCACAACACGCCCGCCGCCAAATCGGGCGCCGTCCGCAGCGAACCGACGCTGAGGCTGACAGCGGTGAGGGCAATGAGGGCGAAAGCGATGGCAGTGGCGCTGGCATGGCGGGTGCGCCATTCTTGGCGCAGGTCTTTGGCGGTGATGGCAAGCGCTTGCCGCCACCACGCTGAACGCGCCGTCGGTTCAATCTGCGGTGGGCGCTGTGTCGGTGCCCAAGATGATTTGCCGGTCGCCATACGCCACATCCCTTTCATCGTTGGTTGCGAGAACGACCAACCCCCGCTGTTTTTGAGCAGCAATCAACTCACCCACGAGGTGGCGCCCCGCAGCGTCCAAAAACGCCGTCGGTTCGTCCAACAGCAAAACGACGGGCGTATGCACCAACGCCATCGCCAATTTCAACCGCAACCGCATGCCTGATGAAAAGGTCCCGACAAGTTGATGCTGTGCATGGCGCAACTGCACACGTTCCAGCCATTCTGCGGCGCGTTCCGTCGGGACGCCCTGCAAAGCCGCAACCATTTGCAAGTTTTCTGCGGCGGTCAGTTCGGCATACGGTTCACAGTCCGGCAGCACAGCACCTAACCATCGCCGCGCCATGCGCGGCGGCACACGCAAACCGTCCCGATGCCACCAAATGGCTCCTTCCGTCGGCGCGGCTAAGCCGCACAACATCCGCAGCAGCGTCGTTTTGCCCGACCCGTTCGGGCCGACGATAACGACGCATGTCCCGCTGGAAACCGTTACAGACAGGTGCCGAAACAGCCATCGGCGCCCAAAGGCTTTGCCGAGGTTGTCACAATGTAACGCGACGCCCATGCTGGACCGCCCTCCGTCGGACGCGGTGGCGAACTGCGGTGCGCGGTGGTGGACAGAATTTTGGGGCGTTGCCGCGCTCTGTGACGATGGCGTTGATGAGGGGAGGTTCAACGCAGCTATGACAAGGCGCCTTTACACGCGGCGCGGTGATACGGGCATGACCGATTTAATCGGTGGGCGCGTCCCGAAAAGTCACCAACGCGTGGACGCCTACGGCACTTTGGATGAACTCAACGCGACGCTAGGATTGCTGCGGGCGCATTTGACGGACGCCCAACTGGCGCGCTTGGTGGCGCAAATCCAACGGGATGTGTTTACGCTGGGTGCGGAACTGGCGACAGCCCCATCGCACCGACCGTCGGTGCGCCTGTCGGCAACCCGCCTTCGGGCGTTGGAGCGGCAAATAGACCAGTTCCAACAAGAAGCCCCGATACCGCCGCAATTTGTCCTGCCTGGTGGGACGGTAGCGGCTGCCCTCGCGCAGGTCGCCCGCGCAGTCTGTCGGCGCGCGGAGCGACGCGTGGTCGCGTTGGCGGCTGAGGAACCAGTGCGCCCAACCGTGCTGGGCTACTTGAACCGTTTGTCGGATTGGCTGTTCGCCCTAGCGTTAGTGATCAATCACCGCAACGGCGTGCGAGAGACCACGTGGCGGGGACGGCGCCGCAAGGCGTCCCCCACCGCGTGAAAGTTGGCGCGTCAAGGACATGGCGCCTAAAATTTGTGCTGGAGGTGTTTCGGGCATGCGACGCGATATTATCGGTATCAGCGTTCTTTTTGCTGTTGCGGTGACCTTCGCCGCCGCTCCGCCGCCACAGCAGCCGCAAGGGAAAGCACCTCCTCCCAGCAACATTCCCCCCATCGCTCCCTCCACACCGGCGTTGGAAAGCGGTATGCCGGTGGGCGAATTTTTTGCAGTTGTTTTCAGCCCGGACGGGCGCTATATCGCCGCCAGCGCCCGTTGGTCAGCGCAGTTCGGCGCGCACGAGCAGCGCAGTGTGGACATCTTGGACGCTGCGACGGGCAAAGTGGTCGCTTACTATTTGCCGCCCCGACGGTTTTACGAAGGGATCCCCAAAGCCCTCTCCTTCAGCCCCGACGGGCGCTTTCTGGCAGTCGGTGGCATGGACAGCCGTGTTTACCTTTGGGATGTGCGCCAAGCGAAGTTGCAACGCACCCTCGTGTTGACCAACGGCGTGGAAGCGGTAGCGTTCAGCCCCGACGGCAACTGGTTGGCAGTGGGGCTGTGGGACGGGCGCGTTTACCTGTATCAACGGCAAGGACGCGATTGGCAGCGCCCCCAAATGCGCCGCATGATCCGCGTGCTCACGGGCGACTTCGTTAAACCCTTGCCTCCCTTGCCCGATTTTGGCGTCACACCAACGGAGCGGGAGCGCCGGCGTTTGGAGCAGTTACTGATGATGTTCCGCTTCAAAAATCCACCGTTTGTCAAGGCTGTTGTCTTTGACCCGAAAGGGCGTTGGTTAGCCGTAGGAGGGTTAGGCGAAGTCGTCAACGGCAAAGAGGGCATCGTCGTTTTGGCGTTTCCGACGACGCAACGCTTGGCGCTCTTGCAAGGGCACGCTCACGATGTGACTTGGAAGGTGCGGGTCGGTAACCAGTGGCAACCGCCGCGCCCGTGGGTCAACAGCCTCGCCGTCTCGCGGGACGGGCGGCTGTTAGCGTCGGCAGGATGGGACGGCACAGTGCGGCTGTGGGACATGACGGCGTTGCGGCAACTGCGGAAGTTGGAGTCGCCAAAGACGCCAACAGGTCGGGTCGCTACCCGCATCTACAACCGTGTCAGCATCAGCCCTGACCGACGATGGGTTGCAGCGGGCGGTTTCGGACATCGCGTGGATGTCTGGGAGGTGGCAACGGGGCGTTTGGTTGTTTCGCTGCGCACAAACGGCATCGTAGAGGCGGTGGCGTTCAGCCCCGATGGCAAGCGGTTGGTCGCCGGCGGATGGGACGGACGGTTACGGACCTGGCAAGTGGGCAGTTGGCGGTTGCTCTGGCAACAAACCCATCGGTTCATAGAGCGCCAACCGCCCCCGCCAGTTCCCCTGCGTTAGATGGCAAACTGTCGTGGGAGTGCAAGCGATCACGACAAGGAGGGCGCTGAAGGCGATGGTCGTCGGCACGCGCGAGGAGACCTTGTGGGGAATGGTGACCAGCCAGTTGGACCGCGTCGCCGCACTGATGCATCTTGACCCACGCATCCATGGGTTTTTACGCCACTGTAAGCGCACCTTGGAGGTTTCCATCCCCGTCAAGATGGATGACGGGTCACTGCGGGTCTTCACGGGTTGGCGTGTCCACCACAACTTGACGCGGGGTCCCGCTAAAGGCGGCATCCGCTACTCGCCCAACTTGACGATGGACGAAGTGAAGGCGCTGGCGATGCTGATGACTTGGAAATGCGCCGTCGTGGATTTGCCCTACGGTGGCGCCAAAGGCGGCGTCGTGTGCAACCCGGCTGAGCTCTCGGACGGCGAACTGGAGCGGCTCACCCGCCGGTTCACTTCCGAACTCATCCTGCTGCTGGGACCGGAAAAGGACATCCCAGCCCCCGACATGGGCACCGACGAGCGCGTGATGGCGTGGATGATGGACACCTACAGCATGAATGTCGGCTACTCGGTGCCGGGCGTCGTGACGGGCAAACCGGTCAACATCGGCGGGTCGCGGGGGCGACGGGAAGCGCCTGGTCGCAGCGTCGCCATCTGCGTGGAAGAAGCCGCCAACCGTTTGGGCATGCGGTTGGAAGGCGCCCGCGTCGTCGTGCAAGGGTTCGGAAAAGTCGGCAGCGTCGTCGCGCTCCTGCTACATGCCATCGGGTGCAAAATCGTCGCCCTCAGCGACATCAAGGGCGGCATCTACAACCCCAACGGCTTGGACCCAGTGCGGTTGACCTCCCACAAACGCCAGACGAAAACGGTGTCCGACTACCGGGACGGCGACTTCGTCACCAACGAGGAGTTGCTGGAACTCCCCTGCGATATCTTGGTGCCCGCCGCCGTGGAACGGGTCATCACCGAACGCAACGCCGGCAAGATTAAAGCCCGGTTGATCGTGGAAGCCGCCAACGGACCCATCACGCCTGAAGCTGACGCCATCTTACGCGACAGAGGCGTTTTCATCGTCCCCGACATCCTAGCGAACGCCGGCGGCGTCATCGTCAGTTACTTTGAGTGGGTGCAAGACCTGCAGCAATTTTTCTGGACGGAACAAGAGGTCAACGAACGATTGCGCCAAGTGGTGCGCCGTGCCTTCGGTGAGGTCTGGACAATCGCTCACGACCGCAGTGTGGACATGCGCACCGCCGCTTACATCCTCGCCGTTAGCCGCGTCGCCGAAGCCATCCGGCTACGGGGCATTTACCCGTAAAACGCCCACAAAACAAAGGAGAGGGGGCGCGATGAAGGAACGACCGTGCATCGTGGCGATTGGTGCCCACGCCGCCGATATGGAATTCACCGCAGGGGCGACGCTGCTTAAACATGCCCGCAGCGGTTGGGATGCCCACATCGTTCACCTGACGCTGGGCGAAAAGGGGAACTATCGGCTATCGCCCGAAGAATACGGGGCGCAAAAGCGACGCGAGGCGGAAGCCGCTGCCGCCGTCTTGCAAGTGACCCCGCACTTTTTGCCCTACCGCGACGGCGAGTTGACCGTCAGCGACGACATCGCCTGCGAACTCGCCAAAGTGCTGCGACAGTTGCAGCCACAGGTCGTCATCACCCATTGGCACGGCAGCATCCACAGCGATCACATAGCGACCCACCATTTGACCCGGCGCGCCGTGTTCATGGCAGCCAACCCGCATTTTGACTTGGACGGTCTGCCGCCAGCGCGCGGGATGCGCCTTTACTACGCCGAAAACTGGGAGGACGCCGAGAACTTCCGCCCCTTCGTCTATGTGGACATCAGCGATGTGTTCGCCGAATGGGAGCGGGCGTTCAAGTGCTTCGCCATCGGGCGGGGCGAAGGCGGTTTCCCTTACTGGGATTGGTATCACGCCCGCACGCGGTTGCGGGGCATTGAGATCGGCGTCCTTCACGCCCAAACCTTTGCCGTGGACGAATGGCGCATGCGTCAGAAACGCGACACGCTGTGACGCGCCACGCTGTGGCTTTGGAGGCGAACGCCGATGGTGAAAGTGCGGGGCTACCGCAGCGGCGACGAAGCACAATTTTTAGCGGTGTGGAACGCCGCCTTGCCCTACGACCCCATTGACCGGCGCACCTTTCACCGCAAGGTATTGCTGGACCCCAACTTTGACCCCGATTGGCTGCTGATCGCCGACGAGGACGGGCAAGTTGTCGGCTTTGTTTTGTGCCTGATTCGTCGCGTGCCGATGGAGAAGGTCGGCATGGAGCCTGAGCGGGGTTGGATTACCGCCTTCGGCGTCCATCCAGCGCGACGGCACAAAGGCGTCGGGGCACTGCTGTTGGAACAGGCACTGCAACTTTTCCGCGACGCCCAACGCACTGAGGTGCTGATTTCGCCCTACACGCCTAACTACTTCGTGCCCGGCGTGGACGAGCGGCATTATGCCGACGGGCTGGCTTTTTTGCAGCGACATGGCTTTGAAACTGTCGCCCACGCCATCAGCATGGACGCTAACATCGTCCTGTTTGACGACACCCCTTACGCCGAGCGGGAGCGACAGTTGCGTGAGCAAGGCATTGAGGTGCGGAACTTGCACCCCCATGAGATCCCCGACCTGATGGCGTTTTTGAAAACCCACATGCCCGGCGATTGGGTCCGTCACGCCCGCGACTTGCTAACGGACATCACAAAAGGCTTGGGCGATTTTGACCAATTCGTCGTCGCGTGGCGTGACGACGAGATCGTCGGCTATTGCCAATTTGAAGGCGAACATTTTGGACCTTACGGCGTCCGCAGCGACATGCAGGGACGGGGTATCGGCACCGTGCTGATGGTCAAATGCCTGCAAACGATGCGGCGCAAAGGGTTCCATAACGCGTGGGTCTTGTGGACAAGCGAGGAGACAGGACAAAAGGTCTACAGCCGCTTCGGCTTCCGCGAAACCCGCCGCTTCGCTATCCTGCGCCGCAGGCTGTGACAGCAGCCTCTTGTCAAGCGCTTTCTCCTTTGGTGCTTTGTTGAATTTTCCTTCCGGCAGTGCCTCGGAGGGCGCGTCTCTGACGCGCCAATTTCTTTGCGGCGGCTCAGGAGAGCCACCCTCCGAGAGCCACCTTGTCGTTCGGAGGGCGCGTCTCCCAACGCACCGCCATGCGGCGGCTCAGGAGAGCCACCCTCCGAGAGCCACCTTGTCGTTCGGAGGGCGCGTCTCCCAACGCACCGCCATGCGGCGGCTCAGGAGAGCCGCCCTCCGAGAGCCACCTTGTCGTTCGGAGGGTGCGTCTCTGACGCGCCGATTTCTTTGCAGCGGCTCAGGAGAGCCGCCCTCCGATCAAACCCCATTACTCAACACATTTGGACATCAAAGCACGGGCTATGGCAAATTTTGTGCGGGCTTATTGCGCTGTCGGATGAGACCGCGGCTGAAGGGAGGCGAGAAGAGGCATGGCAAAGCGCAAGGTCATCGCTGAAGATTTGCTGGCGATTAAACTTGTCGGCGACCCGCAGGTCAGCCCCGACGGGACGAAATGCGTTTTCACGGTCAAGACGGTTGACGGCGAAAAGAACCGCTACCTCTCTCACCTTTGGCTGGCGGATTTGTTGACAGGTGAAGTGCGCCAATTCACTTTCGGCGAAGTCAGCGACGCCGCGCCCCGGTGGTCGCCCGACGGCAACAAAATCGCTTTCGTCCGCACCGACATGAGAGAGAAGCGGTCACAAATTTGGCTCATCCGCACCGATGGCGGCGAAGCGTGGCAGTTGACGAAATTGGACGAGGGTAGCATCGGCGAACCCGTTTGGTCGCCCGATGGCAGCAAAATTGCCTTCACTTTCCGTCCAACCCACCCTGACTGGACGCAGGAAGCCCGCAAGAAGCGGCAGGAGACGGGCAAGTCCAACCCGCCCCGCGTCATCACGCGCCTGTTCTACCGTCTTGACGGCGTTGGTTTTTTGGACATGCGCCAGCACATTTGGGTTTGCGACGCTCAAACGGGTGAAGCCAGGCAAATCACCGACGGCGATTACGACGATCATTCGCCCGTGTGGTCGCCCGACGGCAACAAAATCGCTTTCGCCGCCAACCGCAGCGATGACCCCGAAGAGAAGCCCTACGAGGTGGACATCTGGCTGGTCGCGTCCGAAGGCGGAGAATTGACAAAGGTGCCGACCCCGACAGGCTACAAGGGCAACCTCGCTTGGTCGCCCGACGGCGAATGGATCGCCTACATCGGGCACGAAAGCAAGGATGACCCTTGGGTGCCCCGCAACGATAAGGTTTGGGTCGTCAACCCGCACTCTCATGAAGTCCGATGTCTGACAGCAACCCTTGACAGAGATGTCGGCAACGCAACTCTGTCCGACATGCGCGAAGCCTTTACGGGCGGCGGGCGCCCGATTTGGAGCGCCGGAAGCGACCGCGTGTTCTTCACCGTCAGCGACCGAGGCAACTGCCACCTTTACACTGCCGATATGCACGGTAACTGGCAACCGCTCACAGACGGGGCGATGGACATTTACGCCTTTAGCGCCGACAGGACTGCGTCGTTGTTCGTGCTGGCACTGAGCAAGCCGACGATGCCCGGCGAACTCTTCACGCTGCAAATACAAACTGCCAGCGTCGCCGTCGCGACGAAGTTGCGGCAACTGACGCGCCTGAACGGCGAATGGCTGGACAAGGTGCAACTGAGCGAACCTGAGGAAGTGTGGTTTGACAGTTTTGACGGGACGAAAATTCAAGGCTGGCTGCTCAAACCGCCCGACTTTGACGCGACGCACAAGTATCCGCTGCTGCTCTACATTCACGGCGGTCCGCACGCGCAATATGGCAACACCTTTTTCCACGAGTTCCAGTGGCACGCCGCGCGGGGCTACATCGTGTTTTACACCAACCCGCGCGGCAGCATGGGCTACGACGAAAGTTTCGCCGCGATCATTCGGGGCAATTGGGGCGATGTGGACTTCAAGGACATCATGGCTGCCGCCGATTTCGCCACTTCATTGCCTTATGTGGACGAAACTCGCATGGCAGTCGCAGGTGGAAGTTATGGCGGTTACATGACGAACTGGATTGTCGCTCACACCGACCGATTCAAATGCGCCATCACCGACCGAAGCGTCGTGGATTTGGTCAGCATGGCAGGGACAAGCGACTATCCCTTCAAACCCGACGGCTATTGGCAAGGTAACTTCTGGGATCGTCCCGAAAAGTTGTGGGAGCAGTCGCCCCTGCGTTACGCAGCAAATGTCAAGACACCGCTGTTGATCATTCACAGCGAGGGAGACTTGCGCTGCCCCATCGGTCAAGCGGAGGAATTATTTGCGGCGCTCAAACGGCTCAAAAAGGAGGTCGTTTTCGTCCGCTACCCGCAAGAGACCAGTCACGGTCTCAGCCGCAGCGGTCCGCCCGATTTGCGCATTGACCGCCTAAACCGCATCGGCGAGTGGCTGGACAAATGGTGCAAGTGACCTCTGACGGACAAGGCGCGTTTAATCGTCGGGCGTGAAGGCGAGTTTGAGGGCGTAACTTAAGTCAACCGCTCACCTTCATTGTTCGTCCACTGCGTCTCTTGTTGTCCAATCGTCGTTGACGCCCGCGACGGCGCAAAGCGGTTGGCGGCTGAGGCTGTGCGGAACCCCAGTTTGTTTGCCTGCCGCCGCGTCAAAGCAATGCGCCCGTAAATCTTCGGCAGCGACGAATTGGCAGCGATGCAATTGGGTAGGGCAATGCAGGTGTTACTGGGGGAAGAAACAGTTGAAGAGCCACGCGAACGCAAGCGCAAACCCGTTTGTCCGCGTCCGCGAGCAAAAATCAGTGACGGACTTTGAAGTCGTCATCAGTGCAGGTAGAGTTGGGCGTGAGCGAGGCAGAAGCGGCAATAGAAAGCGAGTGGCTGCAGGGGTTGGCGAACGCCCTGCAGCAAGTGTTGGCGTGAACGAAAAGAGACACAGCAGGGGCACAGTTGGCTGTGCCCCTGCCGTTTTGTGCGTCGTTACCGTGCGGGGGACACCATTTGCCTTCGGCGAACCGCCGAAGAGGTCATACCCCTCAGGTGCCACCGTAACCGATAGTGACCTTGCCGTCTTCCACAATGACAGGCACTTTGCGCTGCCCGCCAGTGAGTTGGAGCATTTCTTGCAAGAACTGCGGGTTGGTCTGGGCGTTGCGGTAGTCCACTTTGTAGCCTTGCTTGGCGTAGTCCTCACGGGCCGCCCGCGTGTAGGGTCAGCCGTCTTTGCCGTAAATGATCACGACCTTCTCCGCCATCCTAAACGCCCCCTTGCGGTCAGGAATGTGTAGCCGTAAAAATGATAGCACAGCGTCGCCAAGGTGCCATACGGCTCGGAGGTGAAGGGCGATGGCGATCGGCATCGGTATCAACTTGGAGTTTGTCCGCCATGCAGACAAACCTTTTGAGTATGGCGTCCGCAAAGCTGCCGAGTTGGGGTATGAGTTCGTTGAGCCGTGCGTGGCGACGGGGCGAGACCTGCTCGCTGAGGCAGGCTACTACCACATGCTCAGCATGGAAGAAGACCCACTCGCCTATAGGGCAACGCTGGACGAATTAGGGCTGAAAGTTTCGGGTCTTTCCGCCCACTCGCCCCTTATGAAACCCGAAGTTGCCGTCCCCTACCTTACTCAAGCCATCCGTTGGGCGGCGGACATCGGTGCACCTGTCGTCAACACCGACGAGGGGCAAAAGTGGCCGTGGGTTGAGA is a window from the bacterium HR17 genome containing:
- the alx gene encoding Inner membrane protein alx, whose protein sequence is MTEAPLWAWFAFLAVVAVMLMVDLGVFHRHAHTVSLREAAIWSVVWIVMALLFNLVVLFWMGKREALEFLTGYLVEKALSADNIFVFAVLFNYFAVPPAYRHRVLFWGVLGAIVMRFIFILAGAALLKKFHWVVYVFGAIVVLSGIKLLRRKDDHVDPEKNPVIQLARRFLPLTQGYVGQHFIVREDGHWRFTPLALVLLAVETTDVVFAVDSVPAIFAITRDPFIVFTSNICAILGLRALYFLLEGVMQLFRYLDEGLAIILIFIGIKMLLSEVYPIPVAVSLGVVLAVLTITILLSLVAERRERAMAMRSAEPHDGGEL
- the yxlF_3 gene encoding putative ABC transporter ATP-binding protein YxlF, whose product is MGVALHCDNLGKAFGRRWLFRHLSVTVSSGTCVVIVGPNGSGKTTLLRMLCGLAAPTEGAIWWHRDGLRVPPRMARRWLGAVLPDCEPYAELTAAENLQMVAALQGVPTERAAEWLERVQLRHAQHQLVGTFSSGMRLRLKLAMALVHTPVVLLLDEPTAFLDAAGRHLVGELIAAQKQRGLVVLATNDERDVAYGDRQIILGTDTAPTAD
- the yvqK gene encoding Cob(I)yrinic acid a,c-diamide adenosyltransferase; this encodes MTRRLYTRRGDTGMTDLIGGRVPKSHQRVDAYGTLDELNATLGLLRAHLTDAQLARLVAQIQRDVFTLGAELATAPSHRPSVRLSATRLRALERQIDQFQQEAPIPPQFVLPGGTVAAALAQVARAVCRRAERRVVALAAEEPVRPTVLGYLNRLSDWLFALALVINHRNGVRETTWRGRRRKASPTA
- the gdhA gene encoding Glutamate dehydrogenase, which encodes MVVGTREETLWGMVTSQLDRVAALMHLDPRIHGFLRHCKRTLEVSIPVKMDDGSLRVFTGWRVHHNLTRGPAKGGIRYSPNLTMDEVKALAMLMTWKCAVVDLPYGGAKGGVVCNPAELSDGELERLTRRFTSELILLLGPEKDIPAPDMGTDERVMAWMMDTYSMNVGYSVPGVVTGKPVNIGGSRGRREAPGRSVAICVEEAANRLGMRLEGARVVVQGFGKVGSVVALLLHAIGCKIVALSDIKGGIYNPNGLDPVRLTSHKRQTKTVSDYRDGDFVTNEELLELPCDILVPAAVERVITERNAGKIKARLIVEAANGPITPEADAILRDRGVFIVPDILANAGGVIVSYFEWVQDLQQFFWTEQEVNERLRQVVRRAFGEVWTIAHDRSVDMRTAAYILAVSRVAEAIRLRGIYP
- the bshB1 gene encoding N-acetyl-alpha-D-glucosaminyl L-malate deacetylase 1; its protein translation is MKERPCIVAIGAHAADMEFTAGATLLKHARSGWDAHIVHLTLGEKGNYRLSPEEYGAQKRREAEAAAAVLQVTPHFLPYRDGELTVSDDIACELAKVLRQLQPQVVITHWHGSIHSDHIATHHLTRRAVFMAANPHFDLDGLPPARGMRLYYAENWEDAENFRPFVYVDISDVFAEWERAFKCFAIGRGEGGFPYWDWYHARTRLRGIEIGVLHAQTFAVDEWRMRQKRDTL
- the mshD_2 gene encoding Mycothiol acetyltransferase, producing the protein MVKVRGYRSGDEAQFLAVWNAALPYDPIDRRTFHRKVLLDPNFDPDWLLIADEDGQVVGFVLCLIRRVPMEKVGMEPERGWITAFGVHPARRHKGVGALLLEQALQLFRDAQRTEVLISPYTPNYFVPGVDERHYADGLAFLQRHGFETVAHAISMDANIVLFDDTPYAERERQLREQGIEVRNLHPHEIPDLMAFLKTHMPGDWVRHARDLLTDITKGLGDFDQFVVAWRDDEIVGYCQFEGEHFGPYGVRSDMQGRGIGTVLMVKCLQTMRRKGFHNAWVLWTSEETGQKVYSRFGFRETRRFAILRRRL